GTGATTCTGGATAATAGGGTGGCAAATCTTGCAGCACAAAAACAAGACGACTTCTGCCATCTTCATTTCGGCGTAAAGGCAAAAACTCTTCACGCTTCTCTCCTTTGCCGAAGCGAAAATCAACCGTCATATCTTGATCATAAATAACTGATAACTCACTTCGGATCACTGGATAGCGACTACCGAAAACCCAAGTTGGCAAAAATAAAGCATCTGGATAAACCTGGCGATAACTATATTCAATCAAACCACCAACTTTTGCGTGCGGAATAACAAATGTTATGGTTTTCAATGGTAACGCTTGCCCTAAGTGAGTTTGCGGTACCACATAGATATCACCACTAGACATATTTATTATGGTGCCATCAGGATAAACGGCGCGCGCATGAATATCTTTAATTTCTGACCAAGCATCAACTTCTAGTTCAACTTTTGAAGCAGCAAGACCAGCATTGCTTAATATTTTTAAACGTCGGCGGTGTTCAACAATAGCAACAGCTAATGGCTGGTATTCACGATTAATTCTAGCTGTTTCAAATTTAATTACGGCAACATCTTCTATTATGGCAGCACCAGCATCAGGCCAATCAGCAGCAACAGGTCGAGATGGAATAACCACTGCTGGAAACACTGAGCTGCCACATCCAACCGTCAGCAATAATAAAAAATATCGTAGATTTTTCACATTGTTATAACTACACAAAAATGAATATATTTCTAGCCTCAATTGCCTCCAATATTAATAATGTATACTTTTTTAAAAAAAGCTGCCTACCCCCTCGCACTAACCTCCATAACTGCGATAGATTAGTGATTAACCTCATGAGTATATCACGTAAGTATCCAGCGTTTTTATTACTCACCACGGTTGGCACAGCATTTGCGATATTTTTTGCAATGCATGAAGTGTTACGTTCAACTTATGAGAAAGAAATAATTAAAGGTGGATCACGACTAGCTGAAGCTTTGGCTGGTCTTAGTGGACCAGCTCTGTCTGTTGATAACGAAAAAGGTCTGCAGCGAATTTTAAAAACTTTAATTAAAGACACCGCCAATGTACTCGATGCGCGCATTGCTGATGAAAATGGTCGCATTATAGCTTCGTTAATGGGTAGTGGTATCAATGACACTCTGCCAGAATATTTACGTGACCCCAAAGGTCCTAACTACTATGCTGATCCCAATCAGCGCGCCTATCATTTACGTGCTGGTATTTGGCATGAAAAATCTAATATTGTTGCAGGGGTTGAAAAAATAGACAAACGTTTAGTGGGATACTTCATTCTAACTCTTTCACGCACTCCACTTGATGCAGCTCTTCTACAAGCCAGAAAACGAGCGCTTATATTCGCCAGCGGGGTTGCTACGGTAATGTTTATTTTTGGTTTGCTATTGATGCGTCGCGAAGTACGCATCCTCCGTATTATTATGGCCGCATTTGAAAACATCGCTCGTGGTGATTTCAGCCAACCTCTCGAAATTAAACGAAAAGATGAGATAGGTGAACTTGCTAGCGGTTTTAATTATATGCTTAAACGCATCGAACTTTTTTCTAGATATAATGATAAGATTATAATTGACCGCTTAATTGCTGATGAATCATTGGCTCGACCCGGCGGGCGACTGCGCGAAGTATCCGTTCTATTCGGCGATATGCGTGGATATACCGCAATGTCAAACCGTAGAACTGCAGATCAAGTAGTTCGCATTGTAAACACTTACTTTCATCTGTTTATTGAGTGTGTAGCTTTCTGGGGTGGCGTTGTTGATAAAACCATGGGTGACGCTATTATGGCCTTGTTTGAACGACCTGATGGTGATCCTGCTGATACGCATAAACGTCGTGCCCTTTTAGCACTATGCTACATGAAAGCCTCATCGCGAGTACTCAATCATTTTTTATATACTAAGCGCTCCTTAGGCGAAGATCTTGATGTTGAAGCACGCGAATTCGGTTTTGCAATGGCTACTGGCCGAGCCATCGTCGGTAATATCGGCTCTGAGCGACATATGGACTATACCGTTTGTGGTCGTGTGGTTAACCTTGGTGCACGGCTTGAAGGCATGACTAAAAACGGTGAAGTAATCATTGATAATTTTACTCTCAAGGGTACAAGTGATTTAGTCCTCTATAAAACCTTACCGGCTGTACAACCAAAAGGTTTCACCGAAGCAGAAATGGTTATCCCTCATCGCATAGTTTCGCTAGCCGATGATGAAGCGCAGCGCTTGCGTATTTTTTTAAAAAAATTATTTACTTATTCTTTTGTGCGCCAAATGCTGATGCCCGGCTATCTTACTGTAGGAGAAGCTCAGTCTTGGTGCAAAGATGCTGAAATGCTATTGCTAAAACTGATTGCTGAGACCGCTACAGAAGATTTCTTTACTCGTGTTGATATCGAAACTGGCTGCCCGCTCGACCAGCAATACGTACCCCTTACGTAAAACTCGCATGCACCTAGTCCCTACCGGGTGCACAAAATTAATATATTTATTATAATTATCTAATCGCACCTTTATTTACCAGGTCGCATAAAATGCTTAATGTTTCTAATCTCGCCATACCTGTTAGTTCAATGATCTCTTCGTATGTTAAGGTTCCATCTACTTGCGCAAAAACAAAGCCTGAACGATGATCGAGATCTAACCAAATAATTTCTTCAGGCGACATGAGCACAGCGGGCTTGTTTGATAGCTCTCCAATTTTATTAAGATACATAGTCTCAAGTTGTTCACGACATATATTCGCTATACGTTGAGCTTCAATATTATCAGGTTCTTTTCTAAGTATTGTCTGTGCAATTTCATATGCACCCGAAAAATTATCAACACTCATCAATTTTTGCATTCGTGCAATCACGGTACTTTTTGACAGCTTTAACGCTAGTGGGTTTGCATGCAAAACTGAGTTAATTAATTTAAGACCTGCATCGTTTGAATCAACCTGCAGCGGCGAATCGTCATTGTCTGTAGTAGTTTCAAGCCACGGATCACTTTTATTAGTGTTATTGGTATTCGTTGTATTATTTAGTTGCGATGATATCTGCACCGGTAATTGTGAGTTTGATGATTTTTCTGACGCTTTCTCAGTAGCTTTCAGTTCATCCAAGGTGGCAGGAGATACTTCATGTAAATGATCAAGATACGCCAATAATAATGGATCGTCTGGTGTCTTGCTATAGGCGTCCAGCCAAAGTCTTCCAGCCCCTAAAAAATCACCAGCTATAAAAAGCTTGAAGCCTTGTTTGATCAGATGCTCACTCACGTTTTCACCTTAATGCTTCACAACAATATTATGAGATGGCATCGCCCTTTTTAATTTTTCAATTTGCCAATCACGCTACGCAAAAGTGTAATCGTACGTTCAAGCGGTTCACGTATACTTTGCATCTCACTAATTTCACGCTTTTTAATAGCAAAACGGGCTTTCTTCAGAGTTTGCTCAGCTTTCTGTAGAGCAGCACCACCGAAATCTGTGCCAGTTGCAATAGGTTGCGCCTCGGGTAATAAGCGTTCGATCTCACGAATTAAACGCTCAATTTCAACACGTTCATTTTCAAAAGCATCACTCGCTTCTGAAGCTAAAAGCACATTTTCGTTTTCAGCTGCCATAATTGCAATCTCTTCTTCAGTAAGACCGCTAGTGGCAGTAACTGTTATTGCTTGTGTTTTGCTGGTTTCGAGATCACAAGCAGACACACTGACTATACCATCAGCGCTAATATCAAATGTTACCTCTATTTTCACTTCACCTTTGCGGCGCTTGGGTAAACCATCAAGTAAAAATTCACCCAGCAATTCATTCTGCTCTCCACGAGCTAACTCACCTTGCAAAACTACAATGCGTACCTGAGTTTGATCATCTCTGATAGTAGTAAATGTTTTTTTCTCGCTAGTAGGTATAGTGGTGTCTTTTTTAATAATTACATCAAATAATCCACCTTGCACCATAATCCCTAAATTGTGGGGGGTTACATCAAGTAATAAAGTTTTATTATCTCCTGATGCTAAAAGATGTCCTTGAATCGCTGCCCCACAGGCAACAACTTCATCAGGATGAACTCCTTTTGATGGTGGCTTTGCAAAAAACTTTTCAACTTCTTCTTGCACGCGTGGCATACGCGTCATACCGCCAACAAGTATCACCGAACCAATATCGCTTTTTTGTAATTCTGAACTGGCTAAGGCACGTTCACAAATAGAAATTGTACGTTTAATTAAATCAATCACTAGCTCAATTAGCGTCTCTTGGGTGAGCTTGGTCTGCAGATGCAATGCTTGGCCAGAATCGCAAGTGTAAATAAAGGGCAAATTGATATCAACAGAAGTAGACGACGATAATTCGCATTTAGCACGCTCTGCTGCATCTCGTAGTCTCTGCAAGGCCATCTTATCGTTGCTAAGATCTATGTTGTGTTCATCAAAAAAACCTTTTCGTAGCCATTCGATAATACGTTCATCAAAATCTTCACCACCTAAAAATGTATCACCAATAGTCGTTAATACCTCAAAAATACCATTTGAAATCTCTAAAATAGAAATATCAAAGGTACCGCCACCTAAATCAAAAACTGCAACTTTTTGTTCAAGACCGCGATCAAAACCATAGGCAAGTGCTGCTGCCGTAGGTTCATTAATTATGCGTAAAACATCCATACCAGCAATACGACCAGCATCCTTTGTCGCTTGCCGCTGATTGTCATTAAAATATGCTGGCACCGTAATCACCGCTTTAGAAATCGGCTCACCAATGGCTTTTTCGGCTAATAAACGCATCTCTTGTAAAATCATTGATGCGATTTCAGGGATAGAATAGATAGTGTCGCCCAGGTTTACTCTTACATCACCATGAGGTCCTTCAATACACCCATAGGCAACAAGTTTCATGGCCCGCTCAACATCAGGCGAGTTAAACCTACGCCCAATAAGTCGTTTGGCACCATGGATGGTATTTTTAGGATTAGTGATGGCTTGCCGTTTTGCTAAATGACCGACTAAACGCTTACCATTTTCGGTAATTGCGACAACAGATGGGGTTGTATTCGGTCCCGTACGACTAGGCAATACGCGAGTTTGCCCTTGTTCAGTAATTGCCACGCATGAATACGTGGTCCCCAAATCAATTCCAATAACTTTTGACATGAGCGCTTTAATTAATTTCGCCTGAAATGGTACATGACTGCAATGGTGTTCACGATATTATTAGGGGGTGTCCCTAAATGTCTCCCGTCGATCTTCACGAAATCCGCTACTTACACCGCGTACTCGCAAAAATCCTGCCTGCGACTTGCCACAAGCAAGCCTTTTGCATGATTTTGCTGCGTGCGCGGTCATCGTTTACGCGGCTTTCGTGAATCTCTCGGTCCAACATTTAGGGACACCCCCCTAGTTACATTTATCTATCTTCTTTAACAACCACTAAATGATTATCATTTGATACACTTTCTCTCCCTATAGACTTTGTAGCGCCCCCATGAACCAGCGCTTGAGTTTGTTCAAAAAGCTGTCGATAAAATGTATTTGCAGGATCAAACAAGGTTGCTCGACGAAAATAATCTAAAGCCGCTTGGTTATCCCCAGATTCGGATAATGCACGACCAGCAGCGGCATAAGTCTTTGCTTGTGATGTTGCATAAGAAGAATCAAGGCGATGTCTTTTTCGCATATCAAGAATTTCTTGACGTCTTCGCTCAAGCTCTTCGTTATCTTTAGCTATTGCCTCTTTAGCTACTACTCCAGAAATAGGCGTTGTCGGCACATTGTTGGTATTACTAGTGGCTGCAGCTGCCATACGCGCAATGATAACATCAAGTGGCACTAATACACTGGGTGGTGGATGCAGTGCAGCATACTTGGCTTTACTATCATCATCTGCAAGTACTTCATATGCTGCTTTTATTACCTTAAAAATATTTTCTAAACGAGCTTTAAATATACCAAGATTTTTGCCAAAATAACGATCCGGATGAAACCTTCGTGACTGGGCAAAATACGCACGCTTTATGTCAACATTACTCGGAGAACCGTATAATTCAAGCAATTCCCAGTGCGTCAAGACTTTATAATGATTGTTTACCGCATTGATTAGTCTTTGCTCGGCTGGTGAAAGATCGGTATCTTCCACCGCATCTAGCCCATCCCCCACATCTAGTTGTGAATCATTAGCGTTATTGGTGATAGGCTCATTGGCTTTATTAATATTTTTGGTAGTTACGTTATTAGAAGCTGTTTCAAGTTGCTTGGTCCAGAGTACAGCCCCGACTGTTTCAAGTCGTTTTAAAGTTGTTACTATTTCGTCTAGCGGTATACCGGCAACATCTGAAAGTAAACGAACAGACATGCGACCATCAATACGAGATAAAACAAAACCGTCGCGAGGAGTTAAATCTAAACTATGCCAATCAATCCCAGCGATTGGCTGAGGACACAAAGACAGAAAAGACTCATCCATGTGTCTTAACATATTTATAAATTCCTATATAACTAAGATAAACCAATCAATCGACTGATTCATTTCTTATTTGCGATCCTGATGTTGTAACTTTAGTAATGCCATAATATTGAGGTAAACGCGATGAGTACTACAATTGTAAAATCTATTAGTTTTGAAGCTGCACATTGGCTTCCAAACACTCCTATGATTCATAAATGCCATAAAATGCATGGTCATAGCTATATATGTGAAATTCATGTTACCGGAGAAATACAAAAAGATCATGGATGGATCTGTGATTTCGCTGAAATTAGTGGGGCTTTTGCGCCTTTACACGTTATGCTCGATCATCAGATACTCAATGAGATCGCCGGGTTAGAAAACCCAACCGCTGAGAATATCGCCAAATGGGTGTGGGAAAAACTTAGTTGCAAAATTAATGGCCTTAGCACCATTGTAATTCATGAAACCCCAACTTCGCGGTGTATTTATACTGGCCCTTAAAACTTATACAAATTTATCTAAAAATATATTTATTTAGGTAACATTTAAGTTTACGGGGCACATGAACTATTGCAACTAAACCGCCATATGTTTATGTAAGCGCTCGGGCACCCGATTAACACCTTTGCCCGCTAGCCAAAAGCAAATGCGGTTTAGGTGAGTGAGGTACTCGGCACCGGGTCCCGCGCAGGCAAAAACTGCATTAACACTCCATACCGAGGTTTAAAGGAACACATCATGGCAATTAAAATTGGTATCAATGGATTTGGACGTATTGGAAGACTCGCCTTCCGCGTAGCTGTAGATCGCAAAGACATCGAAGTTGTCGGCATCAACGATTTAATCGATGTCCAATATATGGCTTATATGCTCAAATATGATTCAACCCACGGTCAGTTCAAAGGCAGTGTCGAAGTTAAAGACGGCATGTTGGTAGTTAACGGCAAAGGCATTCGCGTTACCCAAGAAAAAGACCCGGCCAATCTTAAATGGAATGAAGTTGGCGCAGAGTGTGTAATTGAGTCTACTGGTCTTTTCTTAACTGATGAAAAAGCCCGTGCTCATATTAAAGCTGGCGCTAAAAAAGTTGTGCTTTCAGCTCCTTCAAAAGACAGCACACCAATGTTTGTTATGGGCGTCAATCACAAAAGCTATGCTGGTCAAGACATTGTTTCAAATGCTTCTTGCACCACTAACTGCTTGGCTCCTATCGCTAAAGTGCTTAATGACAAATGGGGCATTATTGAAGGATTAATGACCACCGTCCACGCCACCACTGCTACTCAAAAAACTGTAGATAGCCCTTCATCTAAAGACTGGCGCGGTGGTCGTGGTGCTGGCCAAAACATCATTCCTTCGTCAACTGGTGCTGCTAAAGCTGTTGGCAAAGTTATTCCTGAGCTTGCTGGCAAGCTTACCGGTATGGCTTTCCGTATTCCTACTCCTAACGTCTCGGTTGTCGATTTAACCTGTCGCCTTAACAAAGCTGCTTCTTATGAAGACATCAAAGCTGCCATGAAAGCTGCTTCTGAAGGTGAGCTCAAAGGCATTCTTGGTTACACCGAAGATGCTGTTGTTTCTACCGATTTCTTAACTGATTCACGTACCTCAATCTTTGATGCCGGCGCTGGTATCTCGCTTAACGATAATTTCGTTAAAGTAGTTTCTTGGTACGATAATGAGTGGGGCTATTCAAATAAGATCATCGACCTACTCGTTCATATTTCTAAGTAATACCTAAGTAGGGGCGATCGCCCCTACTTAATCTGTCTCTAGTTCAGTATTCCAATACGACGCATCTACCATATTTAAAAACGGTAGCCACTCGCGATAACAACCTCGCATGCGTAAAGAGTGCACTAATTCGCCCCAGCGTGGTTGACGAGCTGGTCGTATAAGTTTCATATTTGCTTCTTCTGGAGTACGACCACCTTTTTTAAAATTGCATTTGATACAACTAGTGACCACGTTTTCCCAATTGGTTTTACCGCCACGAGAGCGTGGAATTATGTGATCAAGATTAAGATCACGACGTGGCAAACGTTTGTTACAGTACTGACAAGTATGGTTATCGCGGGCAAAAAGATTATGTCGAGAAAAACGAATGCGACCCACAGGAATACGATCATATACCTGTAAAACTACAATACGCGGAATAACAATACGACGATTGGCTGTACCTACAGTTTGATCATCTACATTAGCAGATAAAGCTGCCCAATCTTCAAAATCAAATAAACGGTATTGTTTATCTAATGCACGAGCAGCGCCGATATAAAGTAAGCACATTGCTCGACGCCAGCTAGTCACATCAACTGCTTGGTAATTTCGATTTAGTACTAATACATGGGCATTAATCATCGCCATAACCACATACTAAATTTTATTGCGAACTGCAGCAAAAACCTCCTTTATTAAATGTAACAAATTTATAACTTCTAGTGTTAAGTTTTATTATTAGACACTCTTTTCGAATAAGCTCACCTAAAATTCCTAATTCTTAAGTTTTTAAGTTCTTTAAATCTTCATTTTTATGTTTTAAACTGGGTATTTAAAGAACTTAAGAATAGGAAACTTAAGAATGAAAGGCCATGATATAGCTGATATACTGCTACTTTTATTTTTTCTTATTTGTGATCATTTCTATTGTCTGAATCTAGGGTGTATCTCTATTTTTTTAATTTAAAATCTTTATGTGATTTTTGCCAAACCTTATGCGTAGATACATAATTTGCAGCAATATGTTGCTATAAAATCACTAAAAGATCTTGTCTGTTTTTTTGACGTTGGCCTTTTCGCCACCTAATATCATTAAAAATGCTTAAAGAGGACTGGGCGCGCAGGCTTCTTTAATGCTACTAACTACCCTTCGGGCTTTAAAGCCCGGGCAATTCGGAGGGTGAGTGAGAATGATGACCAAACGTAAGCAAGTAAAAAGTAACCAACAAACCACTGAACGAGTTGCCAAAGTTACAGCTCTCGAAGAACAGGTGATACGCATGCGTAAGGGCCTTAGTGCCCCAGTCGAACTCGTCCTTGAGCACAAGGCCGGTAATAATATCGAACTAAAAGCCAAACTTGATGCAATCGAACGGCGTGTACTTGAAGCAGCCGGTGCACGCACTAGTTCTACCAAAAGCAAGATCGTCAGCGCTTTACGTCGTAAAAACCGTTAAATTACAGCTAGTTATCCCATAAAATACAAGATTGATATAAGCCTTAAGGTGGTTTACTGCTTGATTCGTGGCTGGATTCGGTTTTTTATTTATTACTTAAAACCACATGAAACCTACCGATACTAAACATCGATCTGCACGCCAAGAATTTCAAAGCCGAGTACGCATCGCTGTAGCTGGTGCTGATGAAATTGAAGAAAAATATGCTACCAATCTCAGCGATGGTGGCCTTTTTGTTCGTCACGATAGCCCTCCACCACTTGGTAGCATTGTTGCTATCGAATTTGTTTTGCCTGACGGTAGCAGTCTTGCTTGTATGGTTGGTAGAGTCATTCATGCTCGCCCAGCCTTTACTCCTGGTGAAGCAACTGCAGGCATGGGATTACAGTTTGTTGAAGTAGATCAAAGTGCTGCAGCTTTAATTGAAAAATTTCGCAATAAAGTGCCTGAGCCAGTAATTGACAAAACTCCTCCAACACCACAGTTAGAAACCATCGCCCGCCCTGAAAGAGCGCCACTAATTTCGTTAGATGGTCCTGTGGTCGGCATCGATATTGGAACATCTAATAGTTGTGTAGCGATAATGAAAAATGGCCGTCCACAAGTTATTACTAGCCGCTTAGGCTATCAAATTATCCCTTCGGTTGTTTTTATCGCCCCCAATAATGAAATATTTGTTGGCCACCGTGCTGTTGAAAAAATGATTCTAATGCCAGGCCGTGCAATTTATGGTTCAAAACGCTTTCTTGGGCGTCCTTTCGCTTCAAAAGAAGTACGTAACCTTGGTCATTTTTTCTCATACGATCTTACTTGTGGCGAAGATGGACGCGTTGCCGCTTGTATCGATGACCGGGTAATACGTTTAGAAGAAGTTGCTGCTTATATCTTAAGCTCCCTAAAAGAAATTGCTGAAGATAATCTTGGTTGCACAGTCAATCGAGCGGTTATTTGTGTTCCGGCTTATTTTGGTGAAACGCAACGTCAAGCAGTACGAGAAGCTGCGCGTTTGGCTGGTTTTTACGTAGAGAGAATTCTAAACGAACCAACCGCAGCCGCCGTCGCTTATGGTTGGGGTCGTGATATGCTGGGGACAATAGCCATCTATGATCTGGGTGGTGGCACTTTCGATGTTGCACTCCTGCGAATAGATGGTGCTCGGGTTGAAGTTATAGCTACTGATGGTGATCCCTTTTTAGGCGGTTCCGATTTCGACGATCGTGTTACTGAATACGTAATGATGCGTTTTGAACGCGCTAATAACTGCAACATTCGCCAAGATCCGGTTTCAATACAACGTATTCGTTTTGCTGTTGAGATAGCCAAACGACAATTATCTGAAGCTTTAAGTGCTGAAATAGTTTTGCCTTACATCTATAAAGGACCAAATGGTTTTCTTGAATTAAAAACAAGAATCGAACGTAATACCCTCGAAACGCTTACCAACGATCTAGTGGAACGAACCTTCACCTTGTTGCAATCCGTACTTGATGCTGTTGGAATCAAGGCTAACCAACTTGATGATGTGTTAATGGTTGGCGGGCAAAGTCGTAGCCCCCACGTACGTCGTCTACTTTCTGAGCGTTTCGGTCACACCCCCTCTAGTACTATTCACCCTGATGAAGCAGTAGCACTTGGGGCTGCCCTAATCGCTGACGCATTATATAGCAAACGATCAATTGATCTTATCGATGTGTTACCAGCATCTATCAGAGTTGCTAAAGCAGATGGTGGTACAATTCGCGTATTACCTAGAGGTGCTCGCCTGCCAGCAAGCGCTGAAATTGATATTGTAAGTGAGGCTTCTGGAGATATTGAATATCGTGTTACTCTATATCGTGGTGAAAACGAATCTGTTGATCAAAATACTCTTATCGGTACAGTACGACTTCCAAGCAGTCACGCTTTAGCATTATCAGGGACACGTGCAAAAGCCATTATAGAAATTAATTCAGAAGGTATAATGTCGGTAAAAGTACGACATCCACTTACTGGTCAAATTCAACAACTTGAAGCAACCATCACCACTAATTTACCGTAATCTTATCAACATTTTGTAACAAATAAATCGACAACATTAAAACACCAGCTAAAATTGAAATAGCACTTAGCGTTATGAGGCGATAACGATTGTTGAAACTAACTCCAGGTAGTGCTCTACTATAAATATATCCAGGATTGTCATGAGTGAACTCGATTTAGCAAAACTGCATAGTAACGAAATCAACGGCACCTTTTCGCGTCTTGAAATTCCAAGTCTGATCATGCGCGCAGTGCGCCAGAAATTAACAGGCGCCCTTAAGTTAGTTGAAGGAAGCAATGTTCGTATGATTGGATTTTCTAATGGCGCCCCTACTGTTGCAGCTTCATCATTATCTAGTGAAAGATTAGGCCCTTTGCTGCATGAACGCGGCGCAATTAGTAATCATTTATTAAATCAAATCGATGAGATCATGCACAGTGAAGGACTACAATTTGGAGCTGCTGCGATTAAATTAGGTGTACTGACAAAACTCGATCTCGCGCGTTGGTTAAAAGAACAACATGCTAATGTTGTGACTCAAAGCTTAAATGCTTCATCAGTTAAATCTACCTTTGGTCCCTTAGGCAAGTTGGCAACAAACCGCAGCGGTTTACAGCTATTGGCTGCAATCGAAAGCGGTGTTCGTGCATATTCTTTAGATCTCATCGATTCAATTCAACAAAAAATTGAAGGTATACGTTTTACTCTGCAACCTGGAGCTCTTGATCTTGCCTTAGAACTTGGTTGTTCGGCATCAATATCGCAACTATTACGTACTCAAGGAACTGAAGCGCATTCGTTTCAAGATTATCTCGCTTCTTCTGAAGATGATGATCCAGCCGTACCGATTATCACGTTAATACTAACCAGTATTGTTTTACCTGTTGAACAACAAGATCCAGCACCACTTGATTTAAACGAAACCGTTCCCCAAACCACAGCAACGCTTGCAGCTTCTGAATCACAAAAAGTGCTAGATGAACTACAACCATCTGAGTCCCAAGTTTCGAGTGCAGAGCAAGTCAATGAGTTGACGCCACCTTCGATAATAAAAACCACTGACGCTGACTCAGAAAATACTCCTGGGCGTGCCAAAAATATTGCCGACTTAGAAGCAATGCTAAAAGCGCGTAATCAAATACCGCCAGTAGTAAGCTTTAAACAAAGAGAAGAAATCAATTTTAATGTTCCTGCTACATTAACCAATTCTTTACCTATAATAAAGCCAACAGTTACTCCACCACCCGCTATTGAAAATACTGATACAAAAAAGAATATCTCCCCAAATATTCCAGTACCATTACCGTCTCTTGCTTTAGAAATTGATGATTCTGATATACAAAAGGCTAGAACACCAGAATCACAATTTGACCCTTCATTAATTTCACCTACAGTAAAACAAGCAGCAACTAGTTCATCAGCAGACCAAAACGAAATCACTGCTCGACCAAGCGATTTATCTGAGCCACAACAAGATCAAGATAATGAATCTTCAATTAACGGTACTGTTGCAGTATTTGAGCAACCTAACCCTGCAGCTACAGTTAAACAAAGCGGCGCAGATAATAATTATGTTGTTATCCCAAAAGAATTACTGTCTGTCGTAAATCAGCCACAAACAGGATTACTTAATAGTACGCGAA
This genomic window from Deltaproteobacteria bacterium contains:
- a CDS encoding HAMP domain-containing protein, whose product is MSISRKYPAFLLLTTVGTAFAIFFAMHEVLRSTYEKEIIKGGSRLAEALAGLSGPALSVDNEKGLQRILKTLIKDTANVLDARIADENGRIIASLMGSGINDTLPEYLRDPKGPNYYADPNQRAYHLRAGIWHEKSNIVAGVEKIDKRLVGYFILTLSRTPLDAALLQARKRALIFASGVATVMFIFGLLLMRREVRILRIIMAAFENIARGDFSQPLEIKRKDEIGELASGFNYMLKRIELFSRYNDKIIIDRLIADESLARPGGRLREVSVLFGDMRGYTAMSNRRTADQVVRIVNTYFHLFIECVAFWGGVVDKTMGDAIMALFERPDGDPADTHKRRALLALCYMKASSRVLNHFLYTKRSLGEDLDVEAREFGFAMATGRAIVGNIGSERHMDYTVCGRVVNLGARLEGMTKNGEVIIDNFTLKGTSDLVLYKTLPAVQPKGFTEAEMVIPHRIVSLADDEAQRLRIFLKKLFTYSFVRQMLMPGYLTVGEAQSWCKDAEMLLLKLIAETATEDFFTRVDIETGCPLDQQYVPLT
- a CDS encoding HNH endonuclease; translation: MINAHVLVLNRNYQAVDVTSWRRAMCLLYIGAARALDKQYRLFDFEDWAALSANVDDQTVGTANRRIVIPRIVVLQVYDRIPVGRIRFSRHNLFARDNHTCQYCNKRLPRRDLNLDHIIPRSRGGKTNWENVVTSCIKCNFKKGGRTPEEANMKLIRPARQPRWGELVHSLRMRGCYREWLPFLNMVDASYWNTELETD
- the gap gene encoding type I glyceraldehyde-3-phosphate dehydrogenase translates to MAIKIGINGFGRIGRLAFRVAVDRKDIEVVGINDLIDVQYMAYMLKYDSTHGQFKGSVEVKDGMLVVNGKGIRVTQEKDPANLKWNEVGAECVIESTGLFLTDEKARAHIKAGAKKVVLSAPSKDSTPMFVMGVNHKSYAGQDIVSNASCTTNCLAPIAKVLNDKWGIIEGLMTTVHATTATQKTVDSPSSKDWRGGRGAGQNIIPSSTGAAKAVGKVIPELAGKLTGMAFRIPTPNVSVVDLTCRLNKAASYEDIKAAMKAASEGELKGILGYTEDAVVSTDFLTDSRTSIFDAGAGISLNDNFVKVVSWYDNEWGYSNKIIDLLVHISK
- a CDS encoding DnaJ domain-containing protein, whose protein sequence is MDESFLSLCPQPIAGIDWHSLDLTPRDGFVLSRIDGRMSVRLLSDVAGIPLDEIVTTLKRLETVGAVLWTKQLETASNNVTTKNINKANEPITNNANDSQLDVGDGLDAVEDTDLSPAEQRLINAVNNHYKVLTHWELLELYGSPSNVDIKRAYFAQSRRFHPDRYFGKNLGIFKARLENIFKVIKAAYEVLADDDSKAKYAALHPPPSVLVPLDVIIARMAAAATSNTNNVPTTPISGVVAKEAIAKDNEELERRRQEILDMRKRHRLDSSYATSQAKTYAAAGRALSESGDNQAALDYFRRATLFDPANTFYRQLFEQTQALVHGGATKSIGRESVSNDNHLVVVKEDR
- the queD gene encoding 6-carboxytetrahydropterin synthase QueD produces the protein MSTTIVKSISFEAAHWLPNTPMIHKCHKMHGHSYICEIHVTGEIQKDHGWICDFAEISGAFAPLHVMLDHQILNEIAGLENPTAENIAKWVWEKLSCKINGLSTIVIHETPTSRCIYTGP
- the dnaK gene encoding molecular chaperone DnaK; this encodes MSKVIGIDLGTTYSCVAITEQGQTRVLPSRTGPNTTPSVVAITENGKRLVGHLAKRQAITNPKNTIHGAKRLIGRRFNSPDVERAMKLVAYGCIEGPHGDVRVNLGDTIYSIPEIASMILQEMRLLAEKAIGEPISKAVITVPAYFNDNQRQATKDAGRIAGMDVLRIINEPTAAALAYGFDRGLEQKVAVFDLGGGTFDISILEISNGIFEVLTTIGDTFLGGEDFDERIIEWLRKGFFDEHNIDLSNDKMALQRLRDAAERAKCELSSSTSVDINLPFIYTCDSGQALHLQTKLTQETLIELVIDLIKRTISICERALASSELQKSDIGSVILVGGMTRMPRVQEEVEKFFAKPPSKGVHPDEVVACGAAIQGHLLASGDNKTLLLDVTPHNLGIMVQGGLFDVIIKKDTTIPTSEKKTFTTIRDDQTQVRIVVLQGELARGEQNELLGEFLLDGLPKRRKGEVKIEVTFDISADGIVSVSACDLETSKTQAITVTATSGLTEEEIAIMAAENENVLLASEASDAFENERVEIERLIREIERLLPEAQPIATGTDFGGAALQKAEQTLKKARFAIKKREISEMQSIREPLERTITLLRSVIGKLKN